From the Montipora capricornis isolate CH-2021 chromosome 2, ASM3666992v2, whole genome shotgun sequence genome, one window contains:
- the LOC138027050 gene encoding proteasome subunit beta type-7-like — MHTKNDSTKFSKMAAIGGTVAQEHCGGFSFENCKRNAILEKMGAKLPTARKTGTTICGIVFKDGVVLGADTRATEDTIVADKNCSKIHYIAPNIYCCGAGTAADTEYVTQLISSNIQLHSLSTGRQARIVTALRMLKQRLFRYQGYISAALVLGGVDLNGPTLHTVYPHGSTDKLPYVTMGSGSLAAMSVFESRYKPNMEVEEAKQLVRDAIAAGIFNDLGSGSNVDLCVITKEGTEYLRPYDVANEKGVRQGRYSYKRGTTAVLTKDVKPIVVDVIETTGEAMEM, encoded by the exons ATGCACACTAAGAATGACTCCACAaaattttccaagatggcggctatTGGGGGTACTGTAGCGCAAGAGCATTGTGGAGGATTTTCCTTCGAAAACTGTAAAAG GAATGCCATATTGGAGAAAATGGGTGCAAAATTGCCCACTGCTAGAAAAACTGGTACAACGATTTGTGGGATTGTCTTCAAG GACGGTGTTGTTTTAGGAGCTGACACAAGAGCAACAGAG gACACTATTGTTGCTGATAAAAATTGTTCCAAGATTCACTACATTGCTCCAAATATTTA TTGCTGCGGTGCTGGTACTGCTGCTGACACAGAGTATGTTACACAACTCATATCTTCTAATATTCAGCTGCACAGCTTGTCCACTGGACGCCAG GCCAGAATTGTTACTGCACTGCGAATGTTAAAACAGCGGCTGTTTAG ATATCAAGGTTATATCAGTGCTGCTCTGGTTCTGGGTGGTGTGGACTTGAATGGTCCAACATTACATACAGTGTACCCTCATGGCAGTACTGATAAACTGCCATATGTCACCATGG GTTCTGGTTCATTGGCTGCTATGTCAGTGTTTGAGTCACGATATAAACCCAACATGGAG GTTGAAGAAGCTAAACAGCTGGTTCGTGATGCCATTGCTGCAGGGATATTCAATGATCTT GGATCAGGAAGTAATGTTGACCTGTGTGTGATCACCAAAGAGGGCACCGAATACCTGAGGCCATATGATGTGGCAAATGAAAAGGGAGTTAGACAAGGCCGGTACTCGTACAAGAGAGGCACAACAG CTGTTCTCACAAAGGACGTCAAGCCCATTGTAGTGGATGTAATAGAGACTACAGGAGAAGCAATGGAAATGTGA
- the LOC138027017 gene encoding protein STPG3-like isoform X2 → MSASDSFSQAAKPAAKVTYTFAPLPIKAKNHIPSLPAITSQIGTISRTYRARLPAKLTTVSLVGRRERSKKAPSTFLEEKKQETFASLEECLQSRPPLQLDLIGPKPTTYDPPSGLPWGTKSPSYTMRPKTQPEKAKGGDRVAWSKQWIASPDIWTYRANFDGRFKWPSPAHYSARTTVGSPQLFLHQSPSHTFGKRLEFCINKKGSEDEPAPNQYNNERKDKLMTKSPSFTIQQGRRGGAVFWMAREPVPGPGSYNPRVYCTSTKRCAPAFTLSRSPREIGITQNCTF, encoded by the exons ATGTCAGCCTCAGATTCTTTTTCACAAGCCGCAAAGCCGGCGGCTAAAGTAACATACACTTTTGCGCCATTACCCATCAAAGCCAAAAATCACATTCCCTCGCTTCCCGCTATCACGTCACAAATTGGAACGATTTCCAGGACGTATCGTGCTAGACTTCCCGCCAAATTGACCACAGTTAGCTTAGTTGGAAG GAGGGAACGTTCAAAGAAAGCTCCAAGCACGTTTCTCGAAGAAAAGAAACAGGAGACATTTGCAA GTCTGGAGGAGTGCTTGCAATCACGTCCTCCTTTACAACTGGATTTGATAGGCCCCAAACCAACAACGTATGATCCACCTTCCGGTCTTCCTTGGGGAACAAAATCACCATCTTATACCATGAGACCAAAAACTCAACCAGAAAAAG CTAAAGGAGGGGATCGGGTAGCTTGGAGCAAACAGTGGATTGCTAGTCCAGACATTTGGACTTACAGAGCAAATTTTGATGGTAGG tttAAGTGGCCATCACCCGCACATTACTCTGCAAGAACAACTGTTGGAAGTCCACAGCTCTTTTTGCATCAGTCACCCTCACATACCTTTGGCAAGAGGTTGGAGTTCTGCATAAACAAGAAAG GGTCAGAAGACGAACCAGCTCCAAACCAGTACAATAATGAACGAAAGGATAAATTAATGACTAAATCGCCCTCATTTACAATCCAGCAAGGAAGAAGAGGTGGTGCTGTGTTCTGGATGGCAAGAG AACCCGTCCCGGGGCCTGGATCGTACAATCCACGAGTGTACTGTACAAGCACCAAGCGATGTGCTCCAGCCTTTACTCTCTCCAGATCACCAAGAGAAATTGGGATCACCCAAAATTGTACCTTCTGA
- the LOC138027041 gene encoding uncharacterized protein C05D11.1-like, translating to MAEYFDCLSSFVVLDSISVEKYRSKRTGINFCFAKVPGPLVNGFLCLATEAHDDDGLPHTLEHLVFMGSEDYPYKGLLDLLANRCLAQGTNAWTATDHTAYTMETAGSEGFLNLLPIYLDHVLYPTLTDSAYITEVHHVNGDGEDAGVVYCEMQGRENMETSRTFLNLTREMYPGHCGYKSETGGIMENLRSTCSHTKVCNYHQQFYRPENLCVIITGQIDSKKVFETFKPFEDKIVTKKALPPYERPWQNPVPFLHETVEKVIKFPTEDEESGSVLVGFRGPPCIDQYSMAALSVMLDYLTDTPIAPLQQKLVEIPDPFCSDISCDVLEFSSTSLLLKAENVPFEKLSATKEKIKEVLGNIADGKESIDMKRMGVVIHRKILDTKNKFENRPHDTFADIIVSDFLYSSKPEDLQARVNVIKNLEKLQNESVDYWVDFLKKYFISSPGVAIVGEPSAELMTEMSKTEKKRVAAQRELLGEEGLKIKRQTLEKATQDNEVSPPPEIVTSLPVPSTSSISFHPIKMFSNRRQDGCSHAEPEAVKFPVTEIPYAFQLDHVSTLFVKLSVMLDTAVVPEELKPFLSLYLEVLFESPILRDGVLVPYDQIVAELAADTLDQVSCLGPKGQRFMPEQFSQLACVSLKLEVEKYDKGVNWLHELLYKTQFTKERLEIVGRKMMNDVARMKREGRIVAKTLIRDIAFTKNSNMFSANMVRQYSFLNQVLTDLENNPAEVIAKVEKLRSLLTHPSNLRVHVAADVNRLPDNPHVLWKTKLLPNISVEIPNNLPPVQKASSFLVTDPVHGKIAGIGSVESSFLFQVTRCVESFDHPDLAPIMVFLECLTTLEGPIWRQVRGLGLSYGYAMRVDPENGLLYLLLIKSTHLVKAYKKTQEIVNGYLSGEMAFDASELESAISSVIFEIIEREKSVSSAASQSLVSQFKNVAPDYNNSLLAKVSQVSSEDLIRVGHDYVAPLFDPARSSFAVCCHPSKVDEIREEFNSISKPLSVVKSLEEEFTWPS from the exons ATGGCGGAATACTTTGACTGTTTGTCCTCCTTCGTCGTTTTAGATTCTATTTCTGTTGAGAAATATCGCTCCAAGAGAACGGGCATCAATTTTTGCTTTGCTAAGGTTCCTGGTCCTCTTGTGAACGGCTTTCTTTGCCTTG CTACTGAAGCCCATGATGATGATGGTTTGCCACACACCTTGGAGCACCTGGTGTTTATGGGAAGTGAAGATTATCCATATAAG GGTCTTTTAGATTTGCTTGCAAATAGATGCTTGGCCCAAGGAACTAATGCATGGACGGCAACTGATCATACAGCATATACAATGGAAACAGCTGGAAGCGAGGGATTCCTTAATCTGTTGCCAATCTACCTTGACCATGTGCTGTATCCAACACTAACA GACTCTGCATACATTACAGAAGTTCATCATGTGAATGGTGATGGGGAAGATGCAGGTGTTGTGTACTGCGAAATGCAAGGGAGAGAGAACATGGAGACATCCAGAACATTCTTAAATTTAACACGAGAGATGTATCCTGGTCATTGTGGCTATAAG TCTGAAACCGGAGGAATTATGGAAAATTTGCGCTCAACTTGTAGTCACACCAAG GTTTGCAACTACCATCAGCAGTTTTATCGACCAGAGAATTTGTGCGTTATCATCACTGGACAGATTGATTCCAAGAAAGTATTTGAGACTTTCAAGCCGTTTGAGGACAAAATTGTTACTAAG aAAGCTTTGCCTCCATATGAAAGACCATGGCAAAATCCTGTCCCATTCCTTCATGAAACTGTCGAGAAAGTTATCAAGTTCCCAACTGAAGATGAAGAATCAGGGTCTGTCCTAGTTGGATTTAGAGGACCTCCCTGCATTGATCAATACAGTATGGCCGCGCTTTCAGTAATGCTGGACTACCTAACAGACACTCCAATTGCACCCCTGCAGCAAAAACTTGTGGAAATTCCAGATCCCTTTTGCAGTGATATTTCCTGTGATGTTTTGGAATTCTCTTCAACTTCTTTGCTTTTAAAGGCTGAAAATGTTCCATTTGAAAAGCTGTctgcaacaaaagaaaagatcaaGGAGGTGTTGGGAAACATTGCCGATGGCAAAGAATCCATAGACATGAAGCGCATGGGTGTGGTTATTCATCGCAAAATCTTGGACACAAAGAATAAGTTTGAAAATCGTCCGCACGATACTTTTGCTGATATCATAGTTAGCGACTTTTTGTATTCTTCTAAACCAGAGGACCTTCAAGCTAGAGTCAACGTAATCAAAAACTTGGAAAAGCTTCAGAATGAGTCAGTGGACTACTGGGTAGATTTTctgaagaaatattttatttcctcaCCAGGTGTTGCG ATTGTTGGCGAACCTAGCGCTGAGCTAATGACGGAGATgtcaaaaactgagaaaaaaagagTTGCAGCTCAAAGAGAATTGCTGGGTGAAGAGGGGCTGAAAATCAAACGACAGACGCTTGAAAAGGCAACACAAGACAATGAG GTCTCTCCTCCACCAGAGATAGTCACCAGTCTCCCTGTGCCCTCGACATCCAGCATCAGTTTTCACCCAATCAAAATGTTCAGCAACAGAAGGCAAGATGGCTGCAGTCATGCGGAACCCGAAGCCGTCAAGTTCCCCGTGACAGAGATTCCATACGCGTTTCAGCTGGACCATGTGTCGACCTTATTTGTAAAG CTATCAGTAATGTTGGACACAGCAGTTGTGCCTGAGGAACTGAAACCTTTCCTTAGCCTTTACCTAGAAGTGTTGTTTGAATCTCCGATACTAAGAGATGGAG TTCTTGTTCCCTATGATCAAATTGTGGCGGAGTTGGCAGCTGACACTCTTGACCAGGTGTCTTGTCTTGGTCCAAAGGGACAAAGGTTTATGCCAGAGCAGTTTTCACAACTTGCTTGTGTGTCACTCAAG CTTGAAGTTGAAAAGTACGACAAAGGAGTTAATTGGTTGCACGAGCTGCTTTACAAAACTCAGTTCACGAAAGAAAGGCTGGAAATTGTCGGCAGGAAGATGATGAATGACGTTGCAAG AATGAAACGAGAGGGACGAATTGTGGCCAAAACTCTCATCAGAGACATTGCTTTTACAAAAA ACAGCAATATGTTTTCAGCCAATATGGTGCGACAGTACAGTTTCCTAAACCAAGTTCTGACCGACCTTGAGAATAATCCAGCCGAG GTTATCGCAAAAGTTGAGAAACTGCGCTCACTCCTAACGCACCCGTCGAACTTGCGAGTGCACGTGGCCGCTGATGTAAACAGATTGCCGGACAATCCTCATGTGCTATGGAAAACCAAGTTACTGCCAAACATCTCCGTTGAAATACCCAACAA CCTTCCTCCCGTACAGAAAGCCAGTTCCTTTTTGGTCACTGATCCTGTGCATGGAAAAATTGCGGGTATTGGATCGGTTGAGTCTTCATTTCTCTTCCAAGTTACTCGGTGTGTTGAAAGCTTCGATCATCCCGATCTCGCGCCCATTATGGTTTTCTTGGAGTGTCTAACCACGCTGGAG GGTCCTATATGGCGTCAAGTTCGTGGTTTAGGACTGTCTTACGGTTATGC AATGCGCGTGGATCCCGAGAATGGACTTTTGTACCTCCTCCTCATCAAGTCAACGCATTTGGTGAAGGCCTACAAGAAGACTCAGGAAATTGTG aacGGCTATCTGTCAGGTGAAATGGCCTTCGATGCCAGTGAACTGGAATCTGCCATCAGCAGTGTCATCTTCGAAATCATtgaacgtgagaaaagtgtctCATCCGCCGCATCACAG AGTTTAGTGTCACAGTTCAAGAATGTTGCTCCCGATTATAACAA TTCTTTACTGGCCAAGGTCTCCCAAGTGTCTTCAGAAGACCTGATCAGGGTAGGGCACGATTATGTGGCCCCGCTGTTTGATCCAGCGCGGTCTTCGTTTGCCGTTTGCTGCCATCCGTCGAAGGTGGACGAGATAAGGGAAGAATTTAACAG TATAAGCAAGCCACTAAGTGTTGTCAAATCTTTGGAAGAAGAATTCACGTGGCCGAGTTAG
- the LOC138027017 gene encoding protein STPG3-like isoform X1 codes for MSASDSFSQAAKPAAKVTYTFAPLPIKAKNHIPSLPAITSQIGTISRTYRARLPAKLTTVSLVGRRERSKKAPSTFLEEKKQETFASLEECLQSRPPLQLDLIGPKPTTYDPPSGLPWGTKSPSYTMRPKTQPEKAKGGDRVAWSKQWIASPDIWTYRANFDVCVFFFFLQFKWPSPAHYSARTTVGSPQLFLHQSPSHTFGKRLEFCINKKGSEDEPAPNQYNNERKDKLMTKSPSFTIQQGRRGGAVFWMAREPVPGPGSYNPRVYCTSTKRCAPAFTLSRSPREIGITQNCTF; via the exons ATGTCAGCCTCAGATTCTTTTTCACAAGCCGCAAAGCCGGCGGCTAAAGTAACATACACTTTTGCGCCATTACCCATCAAAGCCAAAAATCACATTCCCTCGCTTCCCGCTATCACGTCACAAATTGGAACGATTTCCAGGACGTATCGTGCTAGACTTCCCGCCAAATTGACCACAGTTAGCTTAGTTGGAAG GAGGGAACGTTCAAAGAAAGCTCCAAGCACGTTTCTCGAAGAAAAGAAACAGGAGACATTTGCAA GTCTGGAGGAGTGCTTGCAATCACGTCCTCCTTTACAACTGGATTTGATAGGCCCCAAACCAACAACGTATGATCCACCTTCCGGTCTTCCTTGGGGAACAAAATCACCATCTTATACCATGAGACCAAAAACTCAACCAGAAAAAG CTAAAGGAGGGGATCGGGTAGCTTGGAGCAAACAGTGGATTGCTAGTCCAGACATTTGGACTTACAGAGCAAATTTTGATG tatgtgtattttttttctttttgcagtttAAGTGGCCATCACCCGCACATTACTCTGCAAGAACAACTGTTGGAAGTCCACAGCTCTTTTTGCATCAGTCACCCTCACATACCTTTGGCAAGAGGTTGGAGTTCTGCATAAACAAGAAAG GGTCAGAAGACGAACCAGCTCCAAACCAGTACAATAATGAACGAAAGGATAAATTAATGACTAAATCGCCCTCATTTACAATCCAGCAAGGAAGAAGAGGTGGTGCTGTGTTCTGGATGGCAAGAG AACCCGTCCCGGGGCCTGGATCGTACAATCCACGAGTGTACTGTACAAGCACCAAGCGATGTGCTCCAGCCTTTACTCTCTCCAGATCACCAAGAGAAATTGGGATCACCCAAAATTGTACCTTCTGA